CCGAATCTGCCGGCGTGGATTTGCAAGACGGTCGGCGGCACGACGGTCCATTGGGCGGGCGCGTCGCTGCGGCTCAAGGACTATGAGTTCAAGACGAAGACCGTTTACTCGAATGTGAAGGGTGCGAATCTGCTCGACTGGCCGATCGGACTCGCGGACCTCGAGCCGTACTACGCCAAGGCCGAAGACAAGATGGGCGTGACGCGCACCAACGATATTCCGGGGCTGCCGGGCAACAACAATTTCAAAGTGATGTACAACGGCGCGACGCGCGTCGGCTACAAGACCGTGCACACGGGGCGGATGGCGATCAACAGCAGGCCGCGCGAGGGACGCTCGGCGTGCTGGCAGCTTGGATTTTGTTTTCAGGGATGCAAGTCGGGTGCGAAATGGTCCACGCTCTACACTGAGATTCCGAAAGCTGAGGCGACCGGCAAGCTCGATCTACGGCCGCAATCTATGGTCATGCAGATACAGCATGACAAGGCTGGCAAGGCGACCGGAGTTTTGTACGCCGACAAGGACGGCAATCATCAATTGCAGAAGGCGCGGCTGGTGTGCGTCGCGGGAAACTCGATCGAGACGCCGCGGCTCCTGCTGAACTCATCGTCGTCGATGTTTCCGCACGGTCTTGCGAACTCGTCGGGGCAGGTCGGCAAGAACTATATGCGGCATACGACCGGCTCGGTGTTCGGCGTCTTCAAGGAGCCGGTGCATATGTATCGCGGCACGGTGATGGCGGGAATCGTGCAGGACGAAGCGGTGATGAATCCGAGCCGCGGATTCGCGGGCGGGTTCGAGCTCGAGACGATCGCACTCGGACTGCCGTTCGCCGCGGCGTTCCTGAATCCGGGCGCGTGGGGCCGCGACTATACGAGCCTGCTGGATGAGTTCCCCAACATGGCGGGGATGTGGATCGTCGGCGAAGACATGCCGCAGGAGAGTAATGCCGTGACGTTGCATCCGACGGAGAAAGACAAGTTCGGGCTGCCGATTCCCAACGTGCATTACGACGATCACGCGAACGATATCGCGATGCGCAATTACGCATTCAAGCGCGGCGCCGCGATCTACGACGCGGTCGGCGCGACGCGGACGGTCGAGGTGCCGCCGTATCCGTCCACGCACAACCTGGGCACCTGCCGGATGAGCGACTCGCCGCGCGACGGTGTATGCAACAAATTCGGCCAGACGCACGATGTAAAGAATCTGTTCATCTCGGACGGCAGCCAGTTCACGACCAGCGCCGGCGAGAATCCGACGTTGACGATCGTCACGTTGGCGATCAGGCAAGCAGACTATATTGCCGACCAGTGCACGAAACGAAATATGTGATGGGCCGCATCGCGCGGACGACAGGCGGATGAAGAGCATTCGCGAGATACGATCGTGCCCCTCGATGAGGCGTGGCAAATTGCGGCACGCAGTCGGGATCGCGGCAATCGCGATCGCTGCCGCAATCACGATAGCGCCGCGCGCCGCGGAGGCGCATCGCAATGGCGGTCCCAACGATCCGTGCGAGCGGCGAATCGGGACCTCGTTGATTCATCTCACGCTCTACCAGCCGCAATTCGATCCCGACGCTGAGTACTGCGATTCGATTCCGCGCCAGGGCATCACGGTGATGGTAGTCGACGTATCGCCGGGAGAGTTGCGCGGAGTGCCGTTCAGTGTCGAGGTGCTCGACGCGGGCGACGGCGAGGGTGCGCGCCCGATTCTCAGTTTGCCGGCGAAGGTGTACCGTCGCGGAGTGGTCGATGCTCAGGTGATGCTGGACGGTGGACGGCGATATATCGCGCGAGTCGCGCTGTCGGACGGCGCGAGCATCAAGGGCCAGGAGCTGTCTTTTCCGATCAGAGTTGCGGCGTGGTATCGCGCGTTGATTGTTCCAGCGCTGGCGCTGCTCGCGCTGATCGGATTAATCGCGGCGTCGGTGATTCGCTACTACATTGTGCATCGACGGCAGGGAACCGGCGAGGTGATTCCGATCCGGCTTGCGAATCGATCGATGTCGGCGCTGGTGTTCGCGGCAATCGTGTGCGGCACGCTTGCGGCGTCGGGCTGTAGTCGCGATCGCCGAGCGGAAAGGCCCGCGCTGCCCGACGTTCAATTGATCGACAATCACGATCAGCCGCTCTCGCTGGGATCGCTCAAGGGCAAAGTCGTGCTGCTCGATTTCGTGCATATCGGATGCCCCGGCGTATGCACCAATCTCACGAACAAGTTTGGCCAGGTCGCGGACAGCCTTGGACCCGAGTTGGGATCGCGCGTGGTGCTACTCACGATCAGCAACGATCCCAAGCACGATACGCCTGAGGCGTTGCTGAAATTCGCTAAAGAGAGCGATGCGAACGTGAACGGCTGGATCTTCATGACCGGCGATCTCGACAGCGTCAATCGCGTGATCCATGCATTCGGGCTGAACAATGAAAATCTGCCGGATGGGTCGCCGAACCATATCACGCAGGTGTTTTTGCTGGACGCCGACGGCCGTCAAAAGCAGGCCTATCAGGGGATGACGATGGATTCGAAGAAAGTGGCGGCGCAAATCAAGCAGACATTGGAGCAGGGCGGGGCATAGTAAAAAAAGTCGAAAAGCGGTAGTTGAGGTTTGGGGCGGAGTTGCGGGCCGCGAGGCTCGCGCGTCGAACAGAAGGAGTAGCGAGATGGCTCAATCACAAGCGGCAAAGCTGCCACGCGATTACGATAACGGCCCGATCGCGACCGGACGCGAGCGCAATCCTACTGACTGGGGCGTCGGCTGGACGTCGCTCTTCTGGGGCAGCGCGCTGGTCATGGCGGCCAATCTCTTCCTGTGGTGGTGGGACTACGAGTTCGCTTTCACCAAGGGGCTCAATTCGGCGAGTACGGATTTCACGATGTACTACCGGACGCTCTTTTGGGGCGAGCTGATCGTGCTGGGAGTATTCACCGGCATCTGGTACGGATGGCTGATTCGGACCGGCCGCGAGATCGCCAATCAACCGTGTTCGCGCGCCGAAGAAGTGCGCCGAATCGCGGTGCTGTGGAGCATCATCGGTGTTACGAGTTTATCGATCTATATCGAAGCGAGCTTCTGGCCGAATTGGGACGGCTCGTGGCATCAGACACTGGTGCGCGATACCGCGCTGACGCCGACGCATATCCCGATGTTCTACTTCTTCTTCCCGCTGTCGGTGGTGCTCGCACTGGGCGCGTACATCTATGGCAACGCGCGGATCCCTGCGCTCTACAGCCGCGACAAGGGATTCCCGTGGTCGTTCTTTTTGCTGATCAGCGCGGCGGTGCTCGAGTGCATGGAAGTGGCCTTCAACGAATGGGGCCACAGTCTCTGGATTTCCGAGGAATTTTTCGCGGTGCCGTTTCATTGGCCGTTCGTCGCCTATGGATGGCTCGCGGCTGGGATGTTCGCGGTGTGGGGTGAGACGATTCTGCGCCTGTTCGAAATCGAGAAGGCGGAAGAAGTCGCGAGCGGGATGACGCCGGCCGAGAGCCAGGCGGTAGCGGACTAGACGCCTCGCGGGTTTCGGGGGAATCCGCAGGATCGTTCGAACCGGAGGGGACACGACGAATGGCCGCAGCACCGCAGACCGTAGCCGAACGGCAAAAGCGCCTCGAACTTCGAGCGCTGCTGAACAAGCAATACAAGTGGATCGATCGCAAGTGGGATCTGGTGTTCTGGATCACCGCGATTTTCGTGGTGGCGGGAGCCGCGGACATCACCAAACAACTGTTTGCGGGCGACTGGGATTTCTGGACCGACTGGAAAGATCCGCAGTGGTGGCCGGTGATCACCGCGTTCGCGACGATTATCATTCCGTCGGCGCTGCAATACATCCAGTGGGCGGCGTGGCGATTCCCGACCGGCGCCACCTACACCTCGGTATGTTTTTTCATGGCGGCGTGGGTCGGCCGCTATTTTCAATGGCACGTCGCGGAAAGCTATCCGATGAATTTCGTGTGGCCGATTTCGACCGTGTGCGCCGCGATAATTCTCGACTGGCTATTGATGAAGACCAAGAGCTTTATACTCACTTCATTGATCGGCGGACCGATTTGGGCATTGCTGGTGTGGGCATTCAACTACATACCGCTCGCGCCGTTTTTGCAGCCCGCCTATTTCATGAACCATGTGCTGACGGTCGCCGATATCCAGGGCATCGTTTATATAAGGTCGCAGACGCCTGAGTACTTGCGGCTGATCGAGCGCGGCGCGCTCCGCAGTTTTCTCGGCGAGACGCAGTACGTATCGCTGGTATTCGGCGGCACGCTGGCGGTGCTGGGTTACTGGATCGGGCAGTTTATCGGGCGATACCTGGCAGTGTGGCCAATCCGGCGATATCTGAAGACGACTTGAGCGCTGGCAAGAATATGCGCGCACAGAGACATTCCGAAAATTCATTGCGTCGATTGATGCGCCCGGCGTTGGCGGCGATCGCATCGATGCTCGCGTCGCCGGCGCTCGCGCACGCGCATGGCGGCCTTGGCGGACCAAGTGAAGTCGGTCCGCCGATCATGACTTCGATCGCGCTCGCATTCGTCTGCTACTGGGTTGTGATTTTGTGGCCTGCGTCGAAGCGCGGCGACCACACTGCAGGCGGCGCGAACGGCTCCCAGAGCCGCAACGGCGATCGTGCACGCGCGCGGACTATGGCCAAGTCGGGCGTCGCGAAGCAGCGGGCGCAGCTCAGAACCGCCGGCGCGAATGGGCGACTGGAGGATGAGGCGAATGCGCGGAGGAAAGCGATCGATGCGTAGCCGATATCTGGTCGGCACTATTGTAGCTATTGCCGCAATAGTCAGTGCGATAGCCAGTACTGCGATATTTGGAGTTTCAAGCGCTTTTGCTCACGGTGAAGCGGGTGACGAGCCGTTTCTAAAAGATCTGACTACTGCCTTTTACGATGTGCACATCTCGCCGACCGAGATCGAAGTCGGGCAACCCGTCACGATCATCGGCACTGTGCGAATTCTTGAAACGTGGCCGTACACGCTCTATCCACCAGAGAAAGCCTACATCACCCCGGTAGTACCCGGTCCGGTTTTCGTGCTGAAGGAACGGACAGTCAATGGCCAACAGGCGCCGGGATCGTTCTTCGTCGAAAAGGGCGGCGTTTACAATTTCAAAATGGAAATCCTCGGCCGCAATCCCGGCAAATGGCATGTGCATCCGGGTATCGCGGTGCAGGGCACCGGCACGCTGATCGGTCCAGGAGAGTGGGTGACCGTCAAGCCGAGCGTCGCGCCCTTTGTCTTCCCGGTGCGATTGCTCAGCGGCCAGAGTATCAATCTCAATACCTATGAGGGCGGATTCGTCTGGTGGTGGTCATTCGCCGGATTCCTGATCGGCGTTGCGTGGATGCTGTATTGGACGCTCAACAAGCGCACCGTCACCAACCTGGCAGTGACTGTTCAATTGGGCGTCAATGACGACGCGCCTGATATTGGACTTATTACTCCGCGCGATCACGTCTGGATGAACGTGCTCGCAGGACTGACTATTGCGATGCTGCTGATCGGATGGTCATACAGCGCGATGAAGTATCCGGTGAGGTTGCCCCAGCAGACCGACTGGTTTGCGCCGAAGTTTGTATCTTCAGGCGAGAAAATGGCTGAAGTGGCGCCGCAGGGCGCGACCTACGACGACGGCACCGACACGCTGAACATGCGCGTGAACGTCAAGAACATCGGGCCGAGCCCAATCACGGTGAAGCAATACATCATGGCGATGGCTACTTTCGTGAACGGCACGCCGGATGAACAGGCGAAAGCCGGTCCCCACGATTACGTCGGGCAGCTCGAGGTGGAGCCTTCGCGGCCGATCGCACCCGGCGAGGAAAAGGAACTTACGCTTCGAATCAGCAATCCGGTGCTGAGCGACGAACGGCTGATACCGCTGCACGATCCGCAGCAATTCATCGCGGGCCTGATTCGATTCGAGAATGGACTCGGCAAACAGGAAATGGTGGTAGTCCGTTCCAGCGTAGTGCCTACTCAGTTCAAATCTCAGTACCTGCCGTGAACTGAGTATTGCTGAATAGCCAGAAGTATTGAAGGTCCAGACGCATGAAGCGGTCTTTTTAGTCGCTCGCGCGTCTCATAGACCGTTCGAAATAAATCTAAAGGTACTTGAGCAATGGCTGGAGAAAAAATTTCGATACCAGCGCACGACGGCGGCACTTTCGGCGCCTATCTCGCCAAGCCCGAATCGGGCAGCGGCCCGGGAATAGTGATCGTGCAGGAGATTTTCGGCGTCAACGCACACATCCGATCGGTTTGCGATCGCTACGCGGAGGAAGGTTACCTCGCGATCGCGCCCGACGTTTTCTGGCGCGTTCAGCCGGGCGCCGAGCTTGAATACAACGACGAGGGAATCAAGCAGGGCAGGGCGCTCGCGATGAAGAGCGACCTCGGCCTGATGATCAAGGACATCGCGAGCACGATTGCCCTGATGCGCACGATGCCCGGTGCTTCCGGCAAAGTCGGCGTGGTTGGATTTTGCTTCGGCGGGCGTCTCGCGTTTCTGACCGCAGCTCGCACCGACGTGGACGCCGCGATCTCATACTACGGCGGTGGAATCGATCAGCACGCGAGCGAGGCATCGTCGATCAAGTGTCCGATCATGCTTCATTGGGGCGCCGACGACGCGGGCATCCCTGCGCCGCAGCGCGAAGCCGTCCGCGCCGCGCTCGCGGGCCACGATCGCGCCGAGATTTATGTCTATGCCGGCGCGGGCCACGGCTTCAATTGCGATCGGCGCCCGAGCTATCACGTTTTTTCGGCGCGGCTGGCCCATTCGCGCACGCTCGGCCTGCTGCATTGGACGATCGGCCCGCGTTACGATCTAAGCGAGTTGTGGGAGCGCCACACCGCGCATGAATTTGTCGACCACGACGCCGACGCCACGATGCGCACGATGGTGCGCCAGCCGTACGTCAATCACGTTCCGACGCTCACCGGCGGCGTCGGCTACGACGAACTGCACTATTTTTATGCGAACCATTTTCTGCCGCGGCTGCCGGCCGACGCGAAGCTGGTCCCGATTACTCGCACCATCGGGCCGGACCGGCTCGTCGATGAATTCAACGTATGCTTCACGCACGATCGCGAGATCGACTTCATGGCGCCCGGCATCGCCGCGACCGGCAAGTACGTCGAAGTACCGCACGTCGCGGTGGTCGAGTTTCGCGGCGACAAAATCGCGCACGAGCATATCCACTGGGATCACGCGAGCCTGCTGAAGCAACTCGGCGTGTTGAATGCGAAGGAGTTGCCGGTTGCGGGAATCGAAGGCGCCAAAAAGCTGGCCGACGAGACACTACCGTCGAACGAGATGATGCCGCAATGGAAGAGAAATCGATGAGCGCGCGGAGCAAGTGATTGCTCGCGCCGCAATGAGGTCAGCATGAATCTCAGAACGCCGGGAATTTTCTCGCTGACCGATTCGATGACCGGAAGCGAAATCGCCGCGCTCGTGCGCAAGGTCGAAAGCGCGCTCGAAGCGCTCGCGCCGGGCTGATTTCTGAATTGATCTTCGATTGTGCCGCCGCACCTCAGATCGTGTCGGTCACGCCGGGAATGAACAGCGGCTCCATCGCATAGTGAGCGACGTCGGCCTCGAGCGCGGCGCGATCGGGAGCGGTCCTAACTTCGCCCGCCGCGTCGAGGATGTCGCGCAGTATCGTCGTGTCGCTCGAAGTGTTGAGGAAAAGCCCGGGGCGGCTCAGCACGAAATGCACCGCGCGGCGGAGCGCCTCGCGATCGCGCAGCGGCTCGTACCAACTGAATTTGCGCATGTCGCCGTCTGGCCATCGCCGGCGCGCCGCCGACTTGATCGTCTGCGTCGCGACGCCCCGTTTAGCGCATAGTTTCAGCAGCGCCTCGGCGTCCGCGGCGTACTGCGGGATATTCATCATCGTGAAGTTGTACGGAAACAGCACCGAGTCGAAGTCAAATCGCTCGAGGCTCTTAAGATGCATCG
This genomic window from Candidatus Binatus sp. contains:
- a CDS encoding SCO family protein: MRRGKLRHAVGIAAIAIAAAITIAPRAAEAHRNGGPNDPCERRIGTSLIHLTLYQPQFDPDAEYCDSIPRQGITVMVVDVSPGELRGVPFSVEVLDAGDGEGARPILSLPAKVYRRGVVDAQVMLDGGRRYIARVALSDGASIKGQELSFPIRVAAWYRALIVPALALLALIGLIAASVIRYYIVHRRQGTGEVIPIRLANRSMSALVFAAIVCGTLAASGCSRDRRAERPALPDVQLIDNHDQPLSLGSLKGKVVLLDFVHIGCPGVCTNLTNKFGQVADSLGPELGSRVVLLTISNDPKHDTPEALLKFAKESDANVNGWIFMTGDLDSVNRVIHAFGLNNENLPDGSPNHITQVFLLDADGRQKQAYQGMTMDSKKVAAQIKQTLEQGGA
- a CDS encoding dienelactone hydrolase family protein, encoding MAGEKISIPAHDGGTFGAYLAKPESGSGPGIVIVQEIFGVNAHIRSVCDRYAEEGYLAIAPDVFWRVQPGAELEYNDEGIKQGRALAMKSDLGLMIKDIASTIALMRTMPGASGKVGVVGFCFGGRLAFLTAARTDVDAAISYYGGGIDQHASEASSIKCPIMLHWGADDAGIPAPQREAVRAALAGHDRAEIYVYAGAGHGFNCDRRPSYHVFSARLAHSRTLGLLHWTIGPRYDLSELWERHTAHEFVDHDADATMRTMVRQPYVNHVPTLTGGVGYDELHYFYANHFLPRLPADAKLVPITRTIGPDRLVDEFNVCFTHDREIDFMAPGIAATGKYVEVPHVAVVEFRGDKIAHEHIHWDHASLLKQLGVLNAKELPVAGIEGAKKLADETLPSNEMMPQWKRNR
- a CDS encoding methane monooxygenase/ammonia monooxygenase subunit B → MRSRYLVGTIVAIAAIVSAIASTAIFGVSSAFAHGEAGDEPFLKDLTTAFYDVHISPTEIEVGQPVTIIGTVRILETWPYTLYPPEKAYITPVVPGPVFVLKERTVNGQQAPGSFFVEKGGVYNFKMEILGRNPGKWHVHPGIAVQGTGTLIGPGEWVTVKPSVAPFVFPVRLLSGQSINLNTYEGGFVWWWSFAGFLIGVAWMLYWTLNKRTVTNLAVTVQLGVNDDAPDIGLITPRDHVWMNVLAGLTIAMLLIGWSYSAMKYPVRLPQQTDWFAPKFVSSGEKMAEVAPQGATYDDGTDTLNMRVNVKNIGPSPITVKQYIMAMATFVNGTPDEQAKAGPHDYVGQLEVEPSRPIAPGEEKELTLRISNPVLSDERLIPLHDPQQFIAGLIRFENGLGKQEMVVVRSSVVPTQFKSQYLP
- a CDS encoding GMC family oxidoreductase gives rise to the protein MAKHELSDDSVVVVIGSGAGGGTLANELCQHGLKVVLLEAGQRQSTTTFRNDEWFAFNQLAWLDKRTTSGNWRIAKDFPNLPAWICKTVGGTTVHWAGASLRLKDYEFKTKTVYSNVKGANLLDWPIGLADLEPYYAKAEDKMGVTRTNDIPGLPGNNNFKVMYNGATRVGYKTVHTGRMAINSRPREGRSACWQLGFCFQGCKSGAKWSTLYTEIPKAEATGKLDLRPQSMVMQIQHDKAGKATGVLYADKDGNHQLQKARLVCVAGNSIETPRLLLNSSSSMFPHGLANSSGQVGKNYMRHTTGSVFGVFKEPVHMYRGTVMAGIVQDEAVMNPSRGFAGGFELETIALGLPFAAAFLNPGAWGRDYTSLLDEFPNMAGMWIVGEDMPQESNAVTLHPTEKDKFGLPIPNVHYDDHANDIAMRNYAFKRGAAIYDAVGATRTVEVPPYPSTHNLGTCRMSDSPRDGVCNKFGQTHDVKNLFISDGSQFTTSAGENPTLTIVTLAIRQADYIADQCTKRNM
- a CDS encoding methane monooxygenase/ammonia monooxygenase subunit A, which gives rise to MAAAPQTVAERQKRLELRALLNKQYKWIDRKWDLVFWITAIFVVAGAADITKQLFAGDWDFWTDWKDPQWWPVITAFATIIIPSALQYIQWAAWRFPTGATYTSVCFFMAAWVGRYFQWHVAESYPMNFVWPISTVCAAIILDWLLMKTKSFILTSLIGGPIWALLVWAFNYIPLAPFLQPAYFMNHVLTVADIQGIVYIRSQTPEYLRLIERGALRSFLGETQYVSLVFGGTLAVLGYWIGQFIGRYLAVWPIRRYLKTT
- a CDS encoding methane monooxygenase/ammonia monooxygenase subunit C — encoded protein: MAQSQAAKLPRDYDNGPIATGRERNPTDWGVGWTSLFWGSALVMAANLFLWWWDYEFAFTKGLNSASTDFTMYYRTLFWGELIVLGVFTGIWYGWLIRTGREIANQPCSRAEEVRRIAVLWSIIGVTSLSIYIEASFWPNWDGSWHQTLVRDTALTPTHIPMFYFFFPLSVVLALGAYIYGNARIPALYSRDKGFPWSFFLLISAAVLECMEVAFNEWGHSLWISEEFFAVPFHWPFVAYGWLAAGMFAVWGETILRLFEIEKAEEVASGMTPAESQAVAD